The nucleotide sequence CGCTCTTCTTCACAGCGAGTCATGACTGACTGATGCTCCACCAGCAGAGCGCTCTGTGCAGAATTCAATTCAAGAAATCGGTGAACATCCCCATACAGAATGATGACTGGCCAGTGTCACCAAAATAAACAGGTCGGACCAATGTGTACGGTCACCTCTAGTGGTGCCATAGGTATGACCGACCGTAGAATATAGAACCAAACTTCTAACCAAAGCTGATGGTGCTGCTTTAttatttggttaaaaaaaaaaacaaatggattcaTAACCTGGAAACTGCTGTACTAGGGGCACCAGGTTACTGGAATACCATCATTTTTCTCtgggacccccaactatacaaaacttctgacatttttctacaacatatgaaaagttttgggCAGAGTAGCTACACTCTGTGCCCATGTCAGCCAGAACTATGCGGCTCTATATACAAAGGATTTTTAGGGCACATTCTACTTTTATTGGCGCTTGTCTTGTAGCATATTAAACACTAATTGCTGGTGAAGGTTATCTCGTGACATATGTGAACACTACAACCATAAATATATACATCAGTAGATATATAGATGACCGTAAGTATACAGATGTGAGGGGCAGGAATGTATACAGAATGTGAGTATTATATACAGAATAAATCACTTTTATTACAGCCAGTGGAATGCACGGTCGTAACATGACAGGAGGTTAATGTGCTCCCTGGTATTTCCTGCACATCAGGGGCATTTATATGGCTCTATGGAGTGATTTTTAGCAGATAATGTTCTCGTGTTACTGACGTCCAGATGGATGTGATGGCTACTAAACCTGGCAACAGACATTTTATTTAGCAGATCCCATCATTTTCATTCGGAACCCATTGATAACCCAATGCCTATAGGGCTCAGAAGACAGATGTCACATGTCAGAAGAAGCAAGATTCAAAGCTATTGGAGTTTTATCTTATGGATTTTATTAAAACCCCCAAGATCTGCCATGGTAGGGATATCTGACAGTCACCTATCTACCCCAAGTACTGCAACACCATACGTATTTGCATCTCTTAATGGAAAGTTAATGCTCATTTGGTTAACCGCTGTTCCATTCCCTTTGTTATAGGACAGTgaaatacacttaaaggggtattccaacctaTAACATTTATCCCCTATTCACAGGCTAAAAGATAGGTGTCTGAACACAGGGGAGCACTATCACTAGGTCCCTCCATAATCTTGAGAACAGGGATCAGAGTATCCCATCAAAATGGAGTGGCTGGTCATGCATGTATGCCATCGCTCAATTTAATTTCTATGGGAGCTGCTAGAGATAGCTGAGGGCATACATGAACCACTGCTCTATTCTAATAGGAGACTCAGGTCCCCCTTCTTGCGATCGAGAGGGTATTCTTGCAGTCTGCATGTCAATCAATCAAGGCAAAGGGTGGAGGtaaagggaggaggcatgcatcctGAGGTTCTACACACCCCCCTTGTCCCTTCAGCTCGAAGCATATTCTAGAGTTGATCTAGAGCGGACAGTTTCCCTGTAAGCCTGCTAGCTCATGTTACTCTTACTACTCCCCCCCCCTTCAATGCTGCTATGTACACTTGTAGGTTCCTTCTCCACAGATGCGGTATTCCCAGTTTAAATATTAGCAAGgttttacatctatctatctatctatctatctatctatctatagcacACCAATTCAAATGGATTCCAACGGTATTTTATTCAGGCATCAAGTAAATATAAAAGCCTTCTAATACTGGATACACACCTTAAACACTACAATGTTCTTACCTTAGCCCGTTCCAGTTCCTCTCTCTCCATAGCAATTTGCTGAGTCATAATTCTCTTTTCCTCCTCCAGGGAGCGCTGTAACGACTGCACCTTTGCCTGTTCCGCAGACACTCTCCAACGTTCCTGCCATGATAAAATGCATCAATACCGTACATCACAAAATCAATTACCAGAAAGTGTCCTGCAATCTAAATGACATATTACTTGTTCCAGAAGACGGCTCTGCTCACTTAACCGAGCCTCCATATTAGTTATGATGACGTGCAGATTGTTCCTCTCATCCTCCATATCTTTCTGCTGCCGAGTCAAACGTTCCTGGAGcgctggaaaaaaaaagatggaattCACTATCAGCTTGTAGTTATATCAGGTGTAACAGCCGACTATAGATGTTCTAGatcttgattttttttgttaaccACATCAGGAAGGCATCTGctttgtgtaaagaaaaaaaaatcacaaccatTAAAATGGGATTCTTTCTTTTAAAGTAATACCATCAATTGAAAAGACTTGACATGTCATATAGATCGGTACTGATCGGTCAGAGTCTGGGAGTTCAGAGTTCCACTGATCACtagaaggaggagggagaagccCTCAGCTAAATGCTTCTCTCTCTGTCTAATAGGCTTACTATAGAATCCATCTCCTGCAGCGAGACAAAAAGAGCAGTGCCCTGCCACTTGCTTCTCCTGGCTCTTCCTAGCCATCAATAGAAATCCAATTACCCAGATCCAGACTGACCAAAATGTCAGGGCATCCGTCAACCTGGTCGTGACGTAGCCGGcggggagctaagaagacagccggCCGGGGATACAGGAGCGGGACACGTGAATAGTACTTCTCTTTTATATTTCTCCAGCCCATAATAATTTTTTGGCCAGGTGCCAGAGTCCCCCTGGTCTGGTTACAgtattaggctggattcacactacgtatatttcagtcagtattgtggtcctcatattgcaaccaaaaccaggagtggattaaaaacacagaaaggatctgttcacacaatgttgaaattaagtggatggccgccatttaatggcaaatatttgctgtttttttacaacaacagctgttatattgaaataatggccgttatttactgtgatatggcggccatccactcaatttcatcattgtgtgagcagatcctttctgtgtttttaatcaacccctggttttggttgcagtatgaggaccacaatactgactgaaatatacgtagtgtgaacatagcctaagggctcgttcccactgagcaaaagcagctgaatttctgcgctgaatcagcgctgaaatttcagccgttaaaataggtgcagagctaatttccattgtgttgaatggaaattctgctctgcagttcacacagtggaatttccgcactgaactaatccgctttccgccagaagaatgaacatgttcattcttccgctagcggaagcctatacaaatcaatggggctctgattttctgtttcagcgcggattcagcgcggattcagcgcggaatacaagcgtaatacaagcggaaattactcgctgaatcagcgcggaaatggggaaaagggggggaggaggattctagtatatgttctggtatagtctagtttactcaccaaatactcgctgaatttcagcgctgaatgcatgcggattcagcgcggattcctcgagtattccgcgctgaatttgtcaagagctgattacgagctgaacactttcctagcagaatacgcagggattctgcttgcattctgcttatattctgctcggaattcagcgtcagttgatttcaggcggaaatatttccttgcgtaatccgctccttttgctctgtgtgaacgtagccttatgctgcctttacgcagagagatttatctgacagatttttgaagccaaagccaggaacagactatgaacagagaacaggtcctaaaggaaaaactgagatttctcctcttctcaaatccattcctggctatggcttccaaaatctgtcagataaatctttctgtgtaaacgcaccataagattgCTGGAGAGGGGTTGTTATCCAAGCATTTATTCCTATGTTGGAATTTTGGAATTTTCTTCTTCTATTGTGAGGCAAATGGTTTCTACCTTGTAGGGTTGTAGGATACCGGCTAAACTATATCGGCTTACTTGCAAACAGTGTTAGTTTATAGGAGCAATATTTTAATAGTTGTCTCCAATGGCTCAGAAATTTTCTCTTCACAAAATATATAACTAACAGAACTGGTGTCAGCATAGTTTTGCTTGATTTACCAGACAGGAACTTGAAATGTGAAAAGAGTCTGCTGTGTAGAgtaatgttctgcagcaactctgggcagggaactggcagaagtgctgtgggagggcaggagtgctgtgggagggcagACATGCAAGTGCTGTGGGAGATCAGGgtaggaggactgtgatgaacatctGTGGGAAAGCAATGGGATTTATTTGGGAATTGAGGTACTAAACGACTATTCAACCAGGAAGGAAAATTGTTATCTACTGTAGATAGAGATCCACAAACACACAGGACAAATAGATTTTTGTTAATTTAAGTACGGGGACAGACAGGTGAGCAATGCTATAAGCTTCtacagtatttttcttttttcacctgaCATTGAAAACCCCCTATAACATGGCCATATGATCAGATCTAGCTTATAATTTGCTGCCATACCTCTCAGCTGCCCTTCTCTCTGACGTGCTCCCAGCTCTAGCTCCTGGGATGTGTTCACTTGGGTGCTCTCAACTCTTACAGACAGATCACTGAGCTTATGAGAGAAAGATTCCATCTGCTCAATGACTCCATTTAATGACCTGAGAAcgataaaacaaataaaatcatATGTCCtatcactataaaaaaaacatttcattaGATGTGTATCTATGAACATTTGTATAcagttaaagtgactttgtacccacaatctgccccccaccgccacaaaccacttgtaccttcttatagctgcttttaatccaagatctgtcctggggtccgttcagcaggtgatgcagttaatgtcctaaaaaacaacttttaaacttgcagccctgtgtcaaattggtgtggcctagagtgtctatgcattagacttgcaccagccctccgtccctcctccccaccctcttcatcattaggaatgctccaggcaggtactctcctattcatcacttgtaagAACTCTGCACATGTGttagatcgttaaggcacctgtgcagtgttcagacaagtgattaatagaaaaaaacctgcccaTGGATtccctaatggtgaagaggttggggagggacggagaggcggtgcaagcctgggcatagacactctaggccacgccaatttgacaaagggctgccagtttaaaagttgttttttaggacaataactgcatcacctgccgaacggaccccaggacagatctttgagtaaaagcagctatccgacattACAAGTGGtcaggagggggcagattgtgggtacagagtcagtttaaatatctaatgtgtatgggggcttgCCAAATGTCAACAGCAGATAATTTGTGATGGATTAAAGCATGCCCGTCCTCTGGGCCGTGTCTGTCAGAAGCTATTTGTATGGTATGTATGCGTATGGCCACTTTCAGACCACATTTCTGCACCCAAGCACCCCTATACCCACATAAAAGTAATCAGTTTAACCCATGGGTCATGCAGAAGAGACAAACCTTGTGTGTGAAGAAGCGCTGGTCACTGCATCGATTTCCTGATCTTTCAGGCGTTTGAGTCGCTGCAGCTGTTCTTCATGATCTTTACACATTTCCTGGACCGATAACCTGAAGGATTAGGAATCGATGATAATGTATGAACCACTTTTATCTGCACTAACCTTACAGCAAACGTTCTGACATGTCCctggaagcgagcgctgatctgctagattggcgcttgtttaccgAGTCTATACCGTGTAATAGGGTTCAAAGTTTTATCCAGTTTTCCTCTTTACCTCTGAAGTTCTCGTATCCTTTCTATTTCTGTATCCTTTTCTTGTTGAaattctgtgatttttttctgATACTGGGTCAGCAATTCTGCTTTCTCCTGCTCGGCACTCTTACAGCGGGAGATGTACTGCGCAGAAAGCTCTTGGTTTTCCTGGCGTAGACGTTCCTCTCTCTGACGGAAGGATTCTTCTAGTAACCTCAAGCGGTTTCTATGAAAAAAAGATGGGAAAAAAATTGCTTGGAAGACAAAATTATGTATCTctatgtgagaaaaaaaaaatgtactgatgTAATAATCAGTGGTGCTTTCAGTGTGTCACTCACTGACACCGAGCTGTAGTCATGACTATACATCTCAGCTACCTGTGTGCATCCTCTATTAGATCAAGATCTTCTTTATGCCTTTGCTGCAATGTCTCCAGTAACAGATTTTGCTGTTCACGCTCCAGCTTTAGTTTTCGGGCCTGTAATGGATGTCATAAAACGTTTCCGTTTTTATTTGCAGTGTTTGCACCTCCTTTCTAGTTTATATAGCACTGAATTTCATACCTGAGCCTCCAGATCCAGTAACTTGTTGGGTGAGACATCACTGTGAGAGTACATCTTGTCTTCTTGGATCTTAGATGGAACAGTAGCTGGCTGCAGGCAGAAAGAACAATGTGATGAGTGTGAGCTCTGGTGCCGGCTTTACCAACAGTGGTAAATCCTATAAAAATAGTATTGCAAATAGTTTACGGGCAACTATAATTCTGTTGCTGTGGCAACAGTGGGCTGCTGAGTTGGAGGGTGCTTGAGCAGGTACCATGATGACGCAACATGATAGTTACGATTATTCGTGACCAACCTGAACTCTATCTCTGGTAATTCCTACAGGAACCGTTGAaggagctgtaaaaaaaaaaaagagaagtgcAAAGATGGAGATTTaaatgggtttaaaggggttatccagggaaaatctttttctttcaaatcaactggtgtcagaaagttatatagatttgtaatttacttctattaaaaaatctcaagtcttcccatacttattaactgctgtacgtcatgcaggaaatgttgttttattttcaatttgaaacagtgctctctgctgacatctctggccgagacaggaacttttcagaataggaaaggttttctatggggattctttCTTCTCttaagagttcctgtctcggccagagatgtcagcagagagcactgtcagattgaaaataaaacatttcctgcatgacgtacagcagctaataagtataggaagacttgagattttttaatagaagtaaattacaaatctatatagttctctgacaccagttgatttgaaagatagaaatactaaaacctttaaaaagttactgtcgttacaaaaaacttttcacacatcagagagacatgtcaagttttgatgggtccaggtctgagtgttcagattgtGAGCGGCTGTCTTCTGCTGGCTCGCTCTCACGATCAGtcaggatctgaacactcagaccctgaccgatgaaaacttttgacatgtctctctgacagtaACACTTAAGTAACAGGTAGGATAATGCTAGGCATGGTACCTGGAACAGGGTTTTCCTTTTGTCTGGACGATATGGGAGTGACGGTGGACGGTGCTTTTGCAGGAATCTCCCAGGGTAAAGGAGTCCTGTGATAGAAGAATCAGTGATTTCATTAACACGGCTGACTTACAAAAagtattatatacagatacaAAAGGCTGACGCACAATAACACCTACCCAGATACCTCTGGTAAGACTGGGGTGGTCTCTGGAATGGTCTTGCCATGGTCTGACTGTTGGATGGTGCTTACAGACATTACAGGACCACTGTGTAAAAAAGTAAGATGATTTTAAACTACAAAAGAGTTAATGTATAAATGACACTGTCAGTCATACTTGTTCCAGTCATATAGCAGAGGGGACAAGTAGCAAACTATAGTGGTGAGCTGTGCTAGAAATACTTCTTGCTACAGGGGTGCAGTGTCCACAAATTTACTACTACTCATGATGGGCAATAGGTGGATGTCAATTCCAATACAGAAATGAATAGAGACAAATGCATAAAGGTAATAGCTGAACTTATGCGATATCCCCTGTATTTAACATATTCAATGCGATATCCCCTGTATTTAACATATTCAGAGAACCTAGTTCCTAAATATAATGTAGCTCCACGTTAATGAATAGCCGGGATCAGACAGATCCACCAAGACATGATATTAAATGGAACCAAATGTATCTATTGTGCAGTATAAGGTAATAACCAATAAGAATACAGCAGATGCAGTTAGAATTCTGCCATAAAAAATATGCTGCTGTAAAGTGCCAGAGAGGTGTGGCCCAAACAGATCAACTCCTTGGGCCCCGCCTCTTTGGCACTTCACTGCaacataaaagtatttttttagcacATTGCAGTCACGGACAGCTAAGTGAAAGGAAATATATCCTTACCCAAGAACTATGTTACATTGACAGCACTTTGTTACGCAATATCCAGGCAACAGGTTTAACATAGGTATAAATATTACAAGTAAATCAGGTATATAAATTATGCAGAGATGTTGGAAACCTGCCATGATCGCTCCCTCTAATCTAGGATCAGTACATAATATGCAATATagaaaatgcagataatggctcaGTCTTACTGACCTGCTTACAGGAGTTTCCTTTGCACCATTCTGATTCTGGACTTTTTGTTCTTCCTGTTTTAGAGCTTTCTTCCGAGACAACGCAGACGTCAACCACTCATCATCCTGCTGCACAGCTGGGGCATCAATCTGCGAGGTTTTGGGCTGGGAGGCCGATCTAACATCTGGTTTAGTTCCAGACGGTGGTCGTCCTGAGGAGCTAGGTGTGACAGTGGAGGGTCGAGGAGGCTCTCTTAAAGGAGTTTGGTCAGGAACATCATCATCTTTGAGACCTAACCAATCGGCTCCACTCTTCTCACCCCTTACTGGACTTCGGCCCACGGGGGTGGTGGAGCGAGATCTTGCATCGGGTTTCATGGTTCCATTACTTTCTGCAGAAAATCTGGGTGTTGGTAAGAAGACAaatgtggtgaaaaaaaaaaaaacaagaatcaAATAATTGTAGAATAAGTAAAGCTCTTCTCTGCACAGCAGTCCCCCCAGCTAAAGACTGTACAGGAAACAGTTCagccccattcacatcaatgggaaACAGATGAGGAGGAGCACCGCTGTGTCGGAAAAGCAGCACTGAACCAGCAATGTGGCCTCTCTAATCTCAGAGCTAGGGGACAGTCTGGCTTCCagctattgttaaaggggttatccagcactacaaaaacatggccacttttccccctctcttgtctccagattgggtgaggttttaaactcagttccattgaagtaacttATCATGTACAGTAGTGTAAAGGAAGATGCAGAACAGTGCAAGGCGGTAAAGGAATGGTGAACATCTCTACAGAAAATATATGTTTCTATTTATTTTCTACTACCTGACTGATGATCGCCGAGATGGTCGGCCTTCTGGGCTGAACGCCATGGTGGGTTGGTAGGAGCCTAAACCAAAGTCGTCATCTCCTAATGAATCCTCCTTTTCTGTGAAAAGTTCAATATTATTGTGCTTAGTTTGATGAGCCACACATCACATCCTCTCCATACGGATGACATTTGTCTCACCTGGCATTTTCTGGTACTTGGGATCCAGCTTGAACTCTTTCTTTTCCCCAGTCAGCGGCCTCTCTAGCAGTTTGGCTGATGTCCCCCTCCCCAGGAGCTCATCGAACTTAGAACGTGCAGGTCGCGGAGCAGAGCTGGAGAAGTAAAAATACCCAATATGTTAGTAAACATTTAAATTGTAAGCGTATTACAGAAGTAACCTTTCCCCTTACGAGCAGATTGGTCATCAATGCAAACCAAGTGCACTGTGTAATAGCAGAATATTACAAGGACAGATCTGCTTTGCCCAGCTGGCACAATGCCATTTGGCTACCATGTGTGATCAAAGACTACAAAGAACTTATAGATATGACTTGGCTGTATACATTCTATGAGCAGTACACCCCAGGGGGGTCAGTAACAGGCTTGTGTGTCTGCACATCTAGAAAGCTTGTGATTCACCATGGAAAGTAGGAAAAGTGCTTCTCCCTTCATCAGCTTTTAGCTGTGTGTATGCCCTGCTTGAGAAGATGGCGGGCAGGAGGCATGACTACAATTTATATACCCCACATGTATATGCCAGGAGGACTGTTGGCATCTTATTTGGGACTGTACATAAATTCATACTTGTACAGGGTTATTAGATACTCTTTTAGTCCATATGGACAATACTGTAGCCCATATCCTAGATATGCCTGTTCGGACTATTGGATGAGGAGATGTGGTCTCAtcatgataaagtatttctttgtGAGACCTCCGATTGGTGAAAGACCCCCAAGTGTCTCACAATGAAAGAAATTAGTAAATTCT is from Dendropsophus ebraccatus isolate aDenEbr1 chromosome 14, aDenEbr1.pat, whole genome shotgun sequence and encodes:
- the FBF1 gene encoding fas-binding factor 1 isoform X3, whose protein sequence is MASKTKAGLKESIDDVLGDLLGDDDPSPPRPRKASSLTSTTTNRNRSTGFSSTAKKSLLDDDFFDQLAKEAAEESDVSDGDAQALLENLKDLDDMDAELFESRKPRSAPAKNSSQAASGDRKNQDQAIGAKRGTSAPESEKKPQSAPVGPVRPYKKFSFDETAVTSPTRPSPASHKKTDVNFEEDADDLMDALGFGDHPESPQKEKSSAPRPARSKFDELLGRGTSAKLLERPLTGEKKEFKLDPKYQKMPEKEDSLGDDDFGLGSYQPTMAFSPEGRPSRRSSVRFSAESNGTMKPDARSRSTTPVGRSPVRGEKSGADWLGLKDDDVPDQTPLREPPRPSTVTPSSSGRPPSGTKPDVRSASQPKTSQIDAPAVQQDDEWLTSALSRKKALKQEEQKVQNQNGAKETPVSSGPVMSVSTIQQSDHGKTIPETTPVLPEVSGTPLPWEIPAKAPSTVTPISSRQKENPVPAPSTVPVGITRDRVQPATVPSKIQEDKMYSHSDVSPNKLLDLEAQARKLKLEREQQNLLLETLQQRHKEDLDLIEDAHRNRLRLLEESFRQREERLRQENQELSAQYISRCKSAEQEKAELLTQYQKKITEFQQEKDTEIERIRELQRLSVQEMCKDHEEQLQRLKRLKDQEIDAVTSASSHTRSLNGVIEQMESFSHKLSDLSVRVESTQVNTSQELELGARQREGQLRALQERLTRQQKDMEDERNNLHVIITNMEARLSEQSRLLEQERWRVSAEQAKVQSLQRSLEEEKRIMTQQIAMEREELERAKSALLVEHQSVMTRCEEERKKLAAEWSEFHTQQKLSKERAEKDVSRAVMAESQRESAIISLAKEQAELKVQFSELRNKEQQLALDREALEKERQELRLEKERVNASALRVRQRAEEVESMSKLASQRYEDGEKALAEAKKIESRHQERLRSIQGQLDYLKQREEHLHQEGINLTHQRRQLEQLRQGLPTASLLLPNREPEPQQIPPLSTSLPLTGLPFALSSTTAANSGTQQEKAAQKSDFHAMLAVYKVQAQQDWDYIENEKLYLEALKKSPYSITV
- the FBF1 gene encoding fas-binding factor 1 isoform X2, with amino-acid sequence MASKTKAGLKESIDDVLGDLLGDDDPSPPRPRKASSLTSTTTNRNRSTGFSSTAKKSLLDDDFFDQLAKEAAEESDVSDGDAQALLENLKDLDDMDAELFESRKPRSAPAKNSSQAASGDRKNQDQAIGAKRGTSAPESEKKPQSAPVGPVRPYKKFSFDGINDSLEGLLSDEDDGTAKKPNLLSSKPGPQQAPGRSSETAVTSPTRPSPASHKKTDVNFEEDADDLMDALGFGDHPESPQKEKSSAPRPARSKFDELLGRGTSAKLLERPLTGEKKEFKLDPKYQKMPEKEDSLGDDDFGLGSYQPTMAFSPEGRPSRRSSVRFSAESNGTMKPDARSRSTTPVGRSPVRGEKSGADWLGLKDDDVPDQTPLREPPRPSTVTPSSSGRPPSGTKPDVRSASQPKTSQIDAPAVQQDDEWLTSALSRKKALKQEEQKVQNQNGAKETPVSSGPVMSVSTIQQSDHGKTIPETTPVLPEVSGTPLPWEIPAKAPSTVTPISSRQKENPVPAPSTVPVGITRDRVQPATVPSKIQEDKMYSHSDVSPNKLLDLEAQARKLKLEREQQNLLLETLQQRHKEDLDLIEDAHRNRLRLLEESFRQREERLRQENQELSAQYISRCKSAEQEKAELLTQYQKKITEFQQEKDTEIERIRELQRLSVQEMCKDHEEQLQRLKRLKDQEIDAVTSASSHTRSLNGVIEQMESFSHKLSDLSVRVESTQVNTSQELELGARQREGQLRALQERLTRQQKDMEDERNNLHVIITNMEARLSEQSRLLEQERWRVSAEQAKVQSLQRSLEEEKRIMTQQIAMEREELERAKSALLVEHQSVMTRCEEERKKLAAEWSEFHTQQKLSKERAEKDVSRAVMAESQRESAIISLAKEQAELKVQFSELRNKEQQLALDREALEKERQELRLEKERVNASALRVRQRAEEVESMSKLASQRYEDGEKALAEAKKIESRHQERLRSIQGQLDYLKQREEHLHQEGINLTHQRRQLEQLRQGLPTASLLLPNREPEPQQIPPLSTSLPLTGLPFALSSTTAANSGTQQEKAAQKSDFHAMLAVYKVQAQQDWDYIENEKLYLEALKKSPYSITV
- the FBF1 gene encoding fas-binding factor 1 isoform X1; this encodes MASKTKAGLKESIDDVLGDLLGDDDPSPPRPRKASSLTSTTTNRNRSTGFSSTAKKSLLDDDFFDQLAKEAAEESDVSDGDAQALLENLKDLDDMDAELFESRKPRSAPAKNSSQAASGDRKNQDQAIGAKRGTSAPESEKKPQSAPVGPVRPYKKFSFDEGINDSLEGLLSDEDDGTAKKPNLLSSKPGPQQAPGRSSETAVTSPTRPSPASHKKTDVNFEEDADDLMDALGFGDHPESPQKEKSSAPRPARSKFDELLGRGTSAKLLERPLTGEKKEFKLDPKYQKMPEKEDSLGDDDFGLGSYQPTMAFSPEGRPSRRSSVRFSAESNGTMKPDARSRSTTPVGRSPVRGEKSGADWLGLKDDDVPDQTPLREPPRPSTVTPSSSGRPPSGTKPDVRSASQPKTSQIDAPAVQQDDEWLTSALSRKKALKQEEQKVQNQNGAKETPVSSGPVMSVSTIQQSDHGKTIPETTPVLPEVSGTPLPWEIPAKAPSTVTPISSRQKENPVPAPSTVPVGITRDRVQPATVPSKIQEDKMYSHSDVSPNKLLDLEAQARKLKLEREQQNLLLETLQQRHKEDLDLIEDAHRNRLRLLEESFRQREERLRQENQELSAQYISRCKSAEQEKAELLTQYQKKITEFQQEKDTEIERIRELQRLSVQEMCKDHEEQLQRLKRLKDQEIDAVTSASSHTRSLNGVIEQMESFSHKLSDLSVRVESTQVNTSQELELGARQREGQLRALQERLTRQQKDMEDERNNLHVIITNMEARLSEQSRLLEQERWRVSAEQAKVQSLQRSLEEEKRIMTQQIAMEREELERAKSALLVEHQSVMTRCEEERKKLAAEWSEFHTQQKLSKERAEKDVSRAVMAESQRESAIISLAKEQAELKVQFSELRNKEQQLALDREALEKERQELRLEKERVNASALRVRQRAEEVESMSKLASQRYEDGEKALAEAKKIESRHQERLRSIQGQLDYLKQREEHLHQEGINLTHQRRQLEQLRQGLPTASLLLPNREPEPQQIPPLSTSLPLTGLPFALSSTTAANSGTQQEKAAQKSDFHAMLAVYKVQAQQDWDYIENEKLYLEALKKSPYSITV